Proteins encoded in a region of the Photobacterium angustum genome:
- the argC gene encoding N-acetyl-gamma-glutamyl-phosphate reductase, with amino-acid sequence MLKTLIIGASGYTGAELAKMVVKHPHLELAGLFVSENSLDAGKPLSDLHGQLKGIVDLPLQPLISPSDIAKNADVVLLATAHQVSHDLAASFLEQGCQVFDLSGAFRVKGDDFYTQYYGFEHQYSDWLEQAVYGLAEWNHDAITKAQLIAVPGCYPTASQLALKPLIEAGLLDTEQWPVINAVSGVSGAGRKATMTNSFCEVSLQAYGLFSHRHQPEISTHLGRDVIFTPHLGNFKRGILATITAKLAQGVTLEQVTEALNLAYASTADKHAVRLLGTQAARLQNVVGTCFCDIGWQVNGQHIILTSAIDNLLKGASSQAMQCINIRNGFPQLTALV; translated from the coding sequence ATGTTAAAGACTCTAATTATCGGTGCAAGCGGCTATACCGGCGCAGAACTTGCGAAAATGGTGGTTAAGCACCCTCACTTAGAACTTGCGGGTTTATTTGTTTCTGAAAACAGCCTTGATGCGGGTAAACCGTTAAGTGATTTGCATGGTCAATTGAAAGGCATTGTTGATTTACCGTTACAGCCGTTAATCAGTCCAAGTGATATTGCTAAAAATGCTGACGTTGTTTTACTTGCCACAGCCCACCAAGTCAGCCATGACCTTGCTGCCAGTTTTCTTGAACAAGGGTGTCAGGTTTTTGATTTGTCTGGTGCGTTTCGTGTCAAAGGTGATGATTTCTATACCCAATATTATGGCTTTGAACATCAATATTCAGATTGGCTTGAACAAGCGGTTTATGGTTTGGCGGAGTGGAATCATGATGCAATTACCAAAGCACAACTAATTGCTGTTCCGGGCTGTTACCCAACAGCTTCACAATTAGCGCTTAAACCATTAATTGAAGCGGGTTTACTTGATACCGAGCAGTGGCCAGTGATTAATGCGGTCAGTGGTGTGTCTGGCGCTGGTAGAAAAGCGACCATGACTAATAGTTTCTGCGAAGTAAGCCTGCAAGCTTACGGTTTATTTTCCCACCGCCACCAACCTGAAATCAGTACTCATCTAGGTCGTGACGTTATTTTTACCCCCCATCTTGGCAACTTTAAACGTGGCATTCTTGCAACTATTACAGCGAAGCTAGCACAAGGCGTTACGCTAGAGCAGGTAACGGAAGCATTGAACCTAGCATATGCATCTACAGCAGATAAACATGCGGTACGTCTTTTAGGAACACAAGCGGCACGTCTACAGAATGTGGTAGGGACTTGCTTCTGTGATATTGGCTGGCAGGTGAATGGTCAGCATATTATTTTAACATCTGCGATTGATAACCTGTTAAAAGGTGCATCTTCGCAAGCGATGCAGTGCATAAATATTCGAAATGGTTTCCCGCAATTAACCGCTTTAGTGTAG
- the argB gene encoding acetylglutamate kinase: MSQVPLVIKLGGAVLSCTETLEKLFSAINAYQENSHRPLMLVHGGGYLVDDLMAKLQLPTVKKQGLRVTPSDQIAVIAGALAGTANKLLQGQAIKSGVKAVGLSLADGGLCDVSQLDPELGSVGKAEPGNGVLITQIMTSGYMPIISSIGLDAQGELMNVNADQAAVAVAAAVDGELVLLSDVSGVLDGKGQLIEALTEAEAELLIEQAVITDGMIVKVRAAFDAAKALGRPIEVASWRYPEKLTALFDGQSIGTKFTL, from the coding sequence ATGAGTCAGGTTCCACTGGTCATTAAATTAGGTGGTGCAGTACTTTCATGTACTGAAACGTTAGAAAAATTGTTTTCAGCGATTAATGCTTATCAAGAAAACTCTCATCGCCCACTGATGTTAGTCCACGGCGGCGGTTATTTAGTTGATGACTTAATGGCAAAACTGCAACTACCGACAGTGAAAAAACAAGGTTTACGCGTAACGCCTAGCGATCAAATTGCTGTTATTGCTGGTGCATTAGCAGGGACGGCGAACAAATTACTTCAAGGGCAGGCGATTAAATCTGGCGTTAAAGCGGTAGGACTCAGCCTGGCTGATGGTGGTTTGTGTGACGTTTCACAATTAGATCCAGAATTAGGCTCTGTAGGTAAAGCTGAGCCGGGTAATGGCGTACTGATCACACAAATTATGACATCAGGTTATATGCCAATCATTAGCTCAATTGGCTTAGATGCACAGGGCGAGTTGATGAATGTTAATGCCGACCAAGCCGCCGTTGCCGTTGCCGCCGCCGTTGATGGTGAATTGGTATTACTCTCTGATGTGAGTGGTGTATTAGATGGCAAAGGGCAGTTAATTGAAGCGTTAACAGAAGCTGAGGCTGAATTGTTAATTGAACAAGCGGTGATCACCGATGGCATGATTGTCAAAGTACGCGCAGCATTTGATGCCGCAAAAGCGCTAGGTCGTCCTATTGAAGTGGCAAGTTGGCGTTATCCTGAAAAGTTAACCGCCTTATTTGACGGGCAAAGTATCGGTACCAAATTTACGTTGTAA
- a CDS encoding penicillin-binding protein 1A, producing MKFIKRLLILALICIILGVGTIFGFYLYVKPDLPDVAKLKNVELQTPMQVYSEDGKLISQFGEKRRIPLTLDEIPLLMREAFIATEDSRFYEHPGVDPIGIARAAFVVLTSGSARQGASTITQQLARNFFLSNQKKIMRKIKEAFIAIHIEKLLTKDQILDLYLNKIYLGYRAYGVGAAAQVYFGKTVDQLTLSEIAVIAGLPKAPSTMNPIYSIDRATTRRNVVLGRMLEEGYITKAQMDAARAEPIVSHYHGAEIQLYAPYVAERARAWMVDRYGAAAYEKGMKVYTTINSKLQLDAQQAAVNNLLNYDHRHGYRGPTAVLWKPGQPALNANQIVNKLQDQPIYGKLIPAVVTKVDGKTAAIVTKNGDIATIDWNGMKWARKFLSDSSQGPAPKKASDILTAGQQIWVQHNQNVVSDKKDGATVTTNQWLLSQVPAANTSFVAMSPENGAVLAMVGGFNYTRSKFNRATQSIRQVGSGIKPFIYSAAIEKGLTLATLINDAPITKWDKWQGTAWRPKNADGKYGGPTRARIGLARSINVMAIRALRIAGLDFTIDYLTRFGFKRADLPRAEPIALGAGSLTPLELVQGYSVFANGGYAVEPFLINKVDNNDDQLIYYADPAVVCNDACQATNPQAKMQVAMATAVEDHKFDQSTDTTTTTTATTTAPSETEKPTPEDLEKVIPMPPVRYAPEVISEQNAFLVREMLNSNIWGEPGHLYGTGWRARVLKRHDIGGKTGTTNNAKDAWYTGYGPNIVATTWVGFDDHRRELGRTSWNNNLGKNQTIGGEFGGNAAQPAWINFMRQALKNTPEQEKQIPSDIVKVRIDRATGQLSNRNDASSMYEYFIKGTEPTRSVQQAVSEQKFDTETAEELF from the coding sequence GTGAAGTTCATAAAGCGATTACTAATACTTGCATTAATTTGCATAATTCTTGGAGTTGGTACTATTTTTGGCTTTTATCTGTATGTAAAGCCAGACCTTCCAGATGTAGCAAAGTTAAAAAATGTCGAGCTGCAAACACCGATGCAGGTGTATAGCGAAGATGGTAAACTGATCTCACAGTTTGGTGAAAAGCGACGTATACCTCTGACATTAGATGAAATTCCTCTTCTCATGCGAGAGGCTTTTATTGCGACGGAAGATAGTCGTTTTTATGAGCACCCAGGTGTCGATCCTATCGGTATTGCCCGTGCAGCTTTTGTCGTATTGACATCAGGATCAGCTCGTCAAGGTGCCAGTACCATTACCCAACAGCTTGCACGAAATTTCTTCTTATCCAATCAGAAGAAAATTATGCGCAAAATTAAAGAAGCTTTCATTGCTATTCACATTGAAAAGCTGCTGACTAAAGATCAAATTCTTGACCTCTATTTAAACAAAATTTACCTCGGTTATCGCGCCTATGGTGTAGGTGCTGCAGCGCAGGTGTATTTTGGTAAAACGGTTGATCAACTGACATTATCTGAAATTGCAGTTATTGCGGGCTTGCCAAAAGCACCATCCACAATGAATCCAATTTATTCCATTGACCGAGCAACAACTCGTCGTAATGTCGTTTTAGGTCGTATGCTTGAAGAAGGCTACATCACCAAAGCACAAATGGATGCTGCGCGCGCTGAACCTATAGTCTCTCACTATCATGGCGCAGAAATTCAACTTTACGCACCTTATGTTGCAGAGCGTGCTCGTGCATGGATGGTGGATCGCTATGGTGCTGCTGCGTACGAAAAAGGCATGAAGGTATATACGACCATCAATAGCAAACTTCAGCTTGATGCCCAGCAAGCCGCAGTCAATAACCTGCTAAATTATGACCACCGTCATGGTTACCGTGGTCCAACAGCCGTTCTTTGGAAGCCAGGGCAGCCGGCATTAAATGCCAATCAAATTGTAAATAAACTTCAAGATCAGCCTATCTATGGCAAGCTTATCCCTGCTGTCGTAACGAAAGTTGATGGTAAAACCGCAGCTATCGTGACTAAAAATGGTGATATTGCCACTATCGATTGGAATGGTATGAAGTGGGCTCGCAAGTTCCTTTCTGACTCTAGTCAGGGTCCAGCTCCCAAAAAAGCCAGCGATATCCTTACTGCAGGTCAACAAATTTGGGTTCAACATAACCAAAATGTTGTGAGTGATAAAAAAGACGGTGCAACAGTCACGACGAATCAATGGCTACTTAGCCAAGTTCCTGCGGCAAATACGTCTTTTGTTGCTATGTCACCAGAAAATGGTGCCGTGTTGGCAATGGTCGGTGGTTTTAATTACACCCGAAGTAAATTCAACCGTGCAACGCAATCTATTCGTCAGGTAGGCTCAGGTATTAAGCCATTTATTTACTCTGCAGCAATAGAGAAAGGCTTAACCCTCGCAACTCTCATTAATGATGCGCCAATTACTAAATGGGATAAATGGCAAGGTACAGCATGGCGCCCTAAAAATGCTGATGGTAAATATGGTGGTCCTACCCGTGCTCGTATCGGTCTAGCTCGCTCAATTAACGTAATGGCTATTCGTGCACTTCGTATTGCTGGGCTAGATTTCACCATTGATTACCTTACTCGCTTTGGTTTTAAACGTGCAGATTTACCTCGCGCAGAGCCTATTGCTCTTGGTGCTGGTAGCTTAACGCCACTAGAACTTGTACAAGGTTACTCAGTATTTGCTAATGGTGGTTATGCTGTTGAACCGTTCTTAATTAACAAGGTTGATAACAATGATGACCAGTTAATTTACTACGCTGATCCTGCTGTTGTTTGTAACGATGCATGTCAAGCAACAAACCCACAAGCAAAAATGCAAGTGGCAATGGCAACCGCTGTTGAAGATCATAAATTCGATCAATCAACAGATACCACAACAACGACTACGGCAACTACCACAGCGCCGAGTGAAACTGAAAAACCAACGCCGGAAGATCTAGAAAAAGTGATACCTATGCCACCAGTTCGCTACGCACCAGAGGTGATCAGCGAGCAGAATGCGTTCCTTGTGCGCGAAATGCTAAACAGTAACATCTGGGGTGAGCCGGGACATCTATATGGGACAGGCTGGCGTGCAAGAGTACTTAAGCGTCATGATATTGGTGGTAAAACAGGTACAACCAATAACGCGAAGGATGCATGGTACACAGGTTATGGTCCAAACATTGTGGCAACGACTTGGGTTGGTTTTGATGATCATCGTCGTGAATTAGGTCGCACCAGTTGGAACAATAATCTTGGTAAAAACCAAACAATCGGTGGTGAGTTCGGTGGTAATGCTGCACAACCCGCATGGATTAACTTTATGCGTCAGGCGTTGAAAAATACCCCTGAACAAGAAAAGCAAATTCCAAGTGATATTGTAAAAGTGCGTATCGACCGTGCAACAGGTCAACTGTCAAACCGTAATGATGCAAGCTCAATGTATGAGTATTTCATTAAAGGTACTGAGCCGACACGCTCTGTACAGCAAGCGGTATCAGAGCAAAAATTTGATACAGAAACGGCTGAAGAGTTGTTCTAA
- the pilM gene encoding type IV pilus biogenesis protein PilM produces MFRNPLSVGVDIGSHSIKAVALQQKKDQFELAAYAEVELTKSVINEQHNVNATALLSAIRQLKKQLPWQAKNVTLALPDSAVISKVVQLDTSLNEDEAEFAIVQALGAASPFPVEELWFDYFPMVSERFSEVATTAPYQVFASRKETIDSRVTVLKKVGFKPTVVELQTNALLWLTEYLAEIGSQYTQWGLVDVGKCHTEFCMKPEGSNAYHREIRFGTSQFEDSPYQQDAEEENTVERFTEQFAEQLKRQIQLYNSTHPRCSIKGLWLAGGCQSLISDALLKQLVGLEVVWIKPFEHFSQPKKVILPSDMSSQYAVATGLALRGMA; encoded by the coding sequence ATGTTTCGGAACCCATTAAGTGTTGGGGTAGATATTGGTAGCCATAGCATAAAAGCTGTGGCGCTACAGCAGAAAAAAGATCAGTTTGAATTGGCTGCATACGCTGAGGTTGAATTAACCAAATCGGTAATCAACGAACAGCATAATGTAAATGCGACAGCGCTGTTGTCAGCAATACGTCAATTAAAGAAACAACTGCCGTGGCAAGCCAAAAACGTTACTTTAGCCTTACCAGATAGTGCTGTTATCAGCAAAGTTGTCCAACTCGATACCAGTCTCAATGAAGATGAGGCTGAGTTTGCGATCGTCCAAGCCTTAGGCGCTGCGTCCCCTTTTCCTGTTGAAGAGCTGTGGTTTGATTATTTCCCAATGGTGAGTGAACGTTTCTCAGAAGTAGCCACTACAGCACCATATCAAGTCTTTGCTTCTCGTAAAGAAACCATCGATAGCCGCGTTACTGTGTTAAAGAAAGTTGGCTTTAAACCAACGGTCGTTGAATTACAGACCAACGCATTGTTATGGCTAACCGAATATTTAGCTGAGATAGGCAGTCAGTATACGCAGTGGGGGCTGGTTGATGTCGGTAAATGCCACACAGAATTTTGCATGAAACCGGAAGGTAGCAATGCTTACCATCGTGAAATTCGCTTTGGTACTAGTCAATTTGAGGATTCACCATATCAACAAGATGCTGAAGAAGAGAATACTGTCGAGCGTTTTACCGAGCAATTTGCTGAACAATTAAAGCGCCAAATTCAGCTTTATAACTCAACACATCCTCGCTGTAGCATTAAAGGGTTATGGCTTGCTGGTGGTTGTCAGTCCTTGATTTCAGATGCCCTATTAAAGCAGTTAGTGGGATTAGAGGTTGTTTGGATCAAACCGTTCGAACATTTTAGCCAGCCGAAGAAAGTGATATTGCCGAGTGATATGTCGAGTCAATATGCTGTCGCGACCGGATTAGCGTTACGGGGGATGGCATGA
- the oxyR gene encoding DNA-binding transcriptional regulator OxyR → MNIRDLEYLVALSEHKHFRKAAEACYVSQPTLSGQIRKLEDELGVSLLERTSRRVLFTDAGLSLVAQAQKVLLEVKILTELASVQGESMSGPLHIGFIPTVGPYLLPQIIPSLKEAFPELELFLHEAQTHQLVQQLEEGKLDCIILAAVKESEPFIELPLYDEPMMLAVPETHKWASEKDIDMSLLHGESLLMLEDGHCLRNQALGFCFAAGARDDGRFKATSLETLRNMVAAGSGITLLPQLASPKEHCRDGVCYIAAKHPQPTRLITLAYRPGSPLKARYEKLAEVIKEKMPEVFAKHTQP, encoded by the coding sequence ATGAATATTCGTGATCTGGAATATCTTGTTGCTCTCTCTGAGCACAAACATTTTCGCAAAGCAGCCGAAGCTTGTTACGTCAGTCAGCCCACATTAAGTGGACAAATAAGAAAACTAGAAGATGAGCTAGGTGTTTCATTATTAGAAAGAACTAGCCGTCGAGTACTGTTCACTGACGCAGGTCTGAGTTTAGTCGCTCAGGCACAGAAAGTGTTGCTTGAAGTCAAAATACTTACAGAACTTGCTAGTGTGCAAGGAGAAAGTATGTCTGGACCGCTGCATATTGGTTTTATTCCAACGGTTGGTCCGTACCTGTTACCGCAAATTATCCCAAGCTTGAAAGAAGCATTTCCTGAGTTAGAACTTTTTTTACATGAAGCGCAAACTCATCAATTGGTACAACAGTTAGAAGAAGGCAAATTAGATTGCATTATTTTAGCTGCGGTAAAAGAAAGTGAACCGTTCATTGAGTTGCCGCTCTATGATGAGCCGATGATGTTAGCTGTGCCTGAAACACATAAATGGGCGAGTGAAAAAGATATTGATATGTCTTTGTTGCACGGCGAAAGTTTATTGATGCTAGAAGACGGACACTGTTTACGTAATCAAGCTCTTGGTTTTTGTTTTGCAGCAGGCGCGCGTGATGACGGTCGCTTTAAAGCCACCAGTTTAGAAACGTTACGTAACATGGTTGCAGCGGGCAGTGGTATTACGTTACTACCACAATTGGCAAGCCCGAAAGAGCATTGCCGTGATGGGGTGTGTTATATCGCAGCGAAACATCCTCAGCCAACGCGTTTGATCACATTAGCCTATCGTCCAGGCTCACCACTTAAAGCGCGATATGAAAAGCTAGCTGAAGTGATCAAAGAAAAAATGCCAGAAGTTTTTGCTAAACATACTCAGCCATAA
- a CDS encoding glutathione peroxidase, with protein MFASKEGQAVPQVTFHTRKGDQWVDVTTEDLFANKTVVVFSLPGAFTPTCSSSHLPRYNELAPVFAENGVDDILCVSVNDTFVMNAWKADQDAENITFIPDGNGEFTKGMGMLVEKDDLGFGARSWRYSMLVKNGVVEKMFVENEEPGDPFKVSDADTMLKYIAPEQKLQESITVFSKPGCPFCVKAKQNLIDKGLQYEEIILGKDATTVSLRAITGRSTVPQVFIGGKHIGGSEELETYLG; from the coding sequence ATGTTCGCATCTAAAGAAGGTCAGGCTGTACCACAAGTTACTTTTCACACACGTAAAGGTGATCAGTGGGTTGACGTAACAACTGAAGATTTATTCGCTAATAAGACCGTTGTCGTATTCAGTCTACCTGGCGCATTTACACCAACATGCTCTTCAAGCCACCTACCTCGTTACAATGAGTTAGCACCTGTATTTGCTGAAAATGGCGTGGATGACATCCTATGTGTATCTGTAAACGATACGTTCGTAATGAATGCATGGAAAGCCGATCAAGACGCTGAAAACATCACTTTCATTCCCGATGGTAATGGTGAGTTCACTAAAGGCATGGGCATGCTTGTTGAGAAAGATGACCTAGGTTTTGGTGCACGTTCATGGCGTTACAGCATGCTAGTTAAAAATGGCGTTGTTGAAAAAATGTTCGTTGAAAATGAAGAACCAGGCGACCCATTCAAAGTGTCTGACGCAGACACTATGCTGAAGTACATCGCACCAGAGCAAAAGCTACAAGAATCAATTACCGTATTCTCTAAACCTGGTTGCCCTTTCTGTGTGAAAGCGAAACAGAACTTGATCGACAAAGGTCTACAGTATGAAGAAATTATTCTAGGCAAAGATGCGACAACCGTTTCTTTACGTGCAATTACAGGTCGTAGTACGGTTCCCCAAGTATTCATCGGTGGTAAGCACATCGGTGGTAGCGAAGAGCTAGAAACTTACCTAGGCTAA
- the argH gene encoding argininosuccinate lyase, with protein MALWGGRFSQAADTRFKQFNDSLRFDYRLAEQDIVGSIAWSKALRQVDVLTEQEQQKLELALNELKLAVMEDPEQILRSDAEDIHSWVEQQLIAKVGDLGKKLHTGRSRNDQVATDLKLWCRQQGQQLLLMLDRLQQQLVTVARDHQATVLPGYTHLQRAQPVTFAHWCLAYVEMFERDYSRLTDALERLDTCPLGSGALAGTAYPIDREVLAHSLGFHRATRNSLDSVSDRDHVMELLSTASISMLHLSRMAEDLIFYNSGESNFIELADTVTSGSSLMPQKKNPDALELIRGKCGRVYGAMTGMMMTVKALPLAYNKDMQEDKEGLFDALDSWHDCMEMAALCFDGIQVNKDRTLEAAMQGYSNATELADYLVAKGIPFREAHHIVGVAVVAAIAKGCALEELSLEEMKQFSEVIDDDVYPILTIESCLDKRCALGGVAPNQVDYAIGQAEKRLEKRYSPSVKVRGARLTDLDAIEGMVVYWAGLGENLPRNRNELVRDIGSFAVAEHHGVVTGCASLYVYDSGLAEIRSLGVEAGWQQQGQGKAIVEHLLEKAEQMAIKKVFVLTRVPEFFMKRGFTPTSKSLLPEKVMKDCDRCPRQHACDEVALEVRLDQEQRIATVNVA; from the coding sequence ATGGCATTATGGGGCGGACGTTTTAGTCAGGCAGCTGACACACGGTTTAAACAATTCAATGATTCACTGCGTTTTGACTATCGTCTAGCAGAGCAAGATATTGTTGGCTCAATCGCATGGTCTAAAGCCCTACGTCAGGTCGATGTATTAACCGAGCAAGAGCAGCAAAAGCTTGAGTTAGCATTGAATGAATTAAAGCTTGCTGTGATGGAAGATCCTGAGCAAATTTTACGCTCAGATGCTGAAGATATTCATAGTTGGGTAGAGCAACAATTGATCGCTAAAGTCGGTGATCTTGGTAAAAAGCTTCATACCGGACGTTCACGTAATGATCAGGTGGCGACCGATTTAAAATTATGGTGTCGTCAGCAAGGTCAGCAATTGCTATTAATGCTTGACCGCTTACAGCAGCAGTTAGTGACAGTCGCACGTGATCATCAAGCCACGGTTCTGCCGGGTTACACCCACCTTCAACGTGCTCAGCCTGTGACTTTTGCTCATTGGTGCTTAGCCTATGTCGAAATGTTTGAGCGTGATTATTCTCGTTTAACTGATGCCCTTGAACGTTTAGATACTTGTCCGTTAGGCTCTGGCGCATTGGCGGGTACGGCTTATCCGATTGACCGTGAAGTGCTAGCACATAGCTTAGGTTTCCATCGTGCCACGCGTAATAGCTTGGATTCGGTTTCTGATCGTGATCATGTGATGGAGCTTCTTTCTACTGCCTCTATTTCTATGCTTCATCTATCACGTATGGCAGAAGATTTGATCTTCTACAACTCAGGTGAATCTAACTTTATTGAGCTGGCAGATACGGTGACATCAGGTTCATCTTTAATGCCTCAGAAGAAAAACCCAGATGCATTAGAGCTTATTCGTGGTAAATGTGGGCGTGTTTATGGTGCGATGACTGGCATGATGATGACAGTGAAAGCGTTGCCGCTTGCGTATAACAAAGATATGCAAGAAGACAAAGAAGGCTTGTTTGATGCCCTCGATAGCTGGCATGACTGTATGGAAATGGCTGCGCTTTGTTTTGATGGTATTCAGGTTAATAAAGACCGTACCTTAGAAGCTGCAATGCAAGGTTATTCTAATGCGACAGAGCTTGCTGATTATTTAGTGGCGAAAGGGATTCCATTCCGTGAAGCGCACCATATTGTCGGAGTAGCTGTGGTTGCTGCCATTGCCAAAGGTTGCGCATTAGAAGAGTTATCGCTTGAGGAAATGAAGCAATTCTCTGAAGTGATTGATGATGACGTGTATCCAATTCTGACCATTGAATCTTGTCTTGATAAGCGTTGCGCGCTGGGTGGCGTTGCGCCAAATCAAGTCGATTATGCGATTGGTCAAGCAGAGAAGCGGTTAGAAAAACGTTACTCACCAAGCGTGAAGGTTCGTGGTGCTCGTTTAACGGATCTTGATGCCATTGAAGGCATGGTGGTGTACTGGGCAGGGCTGGGTGAAAACCTACCACGTAACCGAAATGAATTAGTTCGTGATATTGGCTCGTTTGCGGTGGCAGAACATCATGGTGTCGTGACCGGTTGTGCGTCGTTATATGTTTATGATTCAGGGCTTGCGGAAATTCGCTCTTTAGGTGTTGAAGCTGGCTGGCAACAACAAGGACAAGGCAAAGCAATTGTTGAGCATTTGCTTGAAAAAGCCGAGCAAATGGCAATTAAGAAAGTCTTTGTACTAACACGTGTCCCAGAGTTCTTTATGAAGCGAGGCTTTACCCCGACATCGAAATCATTACTGCCAGAAAAGGTAATGAAAGATTGCGATCGTTGTCCGCGTCAACATGCTTGTGATGAAGTCGCATTAGAAGTGCGTTTAGATCAAGAGCAACGTATAGCAACAGTCAATGTTGCTTAA
- a CDS encoding argininosuccinate synthase → MSKINKVVLAYSGGLDTSAIIPWLKENYDCEVVAFVADVGQGEEELVGIEEKALASGASSCYIADLKEEMVKDYIYPSLKTGAVYEGKYLLGTSMARPIIAKAQVECALEVGADALCHGCTGKGNDQVRFEGAFAALAPQLKVIAPWREWDLRSREALLDYLAERDIPCTASLEKIYSRDANAWHVSTEGGVLEDTWNAPNDLCWVWTKDPEQAPDQAETVTLKIEQGEVVAVDGEAMTPYNVLTYLNEKGIEHGVGRIDIVENRLVGMKSRGCYETPGGTIMMEALRAVEQLVLDKESFDFRQTLGLKASHLIYDGRWFTPLCQSLIAAADELAKDVSGEVVVKLYKGQATVIQKRSTNSLYSEEFATFGEDDVYDHSHAGGFIRLYSLASRIRALNSQKK, encoded by the coding sequence ATGAGCAAGATTAATAAAGTTGTATTAGCCTATTCTGGCGGTTTAGATACATCGGCTATCATTCCATGGTTGAAAGAGAACTATGACTGTGAAGTTGTCGCATTCGTGGCCGATGTAGGTCAAGGCGAAGAAGAACTGGTTGGGATTGAAGAAAAAGCATTGGCTTCAGGAGCTTCATCTTGTTACATCGCTGATCTTAAAGAAGAGATGGTGAAAGATTATATCTACCCATCACTAAAAACTGGTGCAGTGTATGAAGGTAAATACCTACTGGGTACTTCAATGGCGCGTCCAATTATTGCTAAAGCACAAGTTGAATGTGCATTAGAAGTTGGTGCTGATGCGTTATGTCACGGTTGTACTGGTAAAGGTAACGATCAGGTACGTTTTGAAGGTGCATTTGCTGCACTAGCACCACAGCTTAAAGTGATTGCTCCTTGGCGTGAATGGGATCTACGTAGTCGTGAAGCATTGTTAGATTACCTTGCTGAGCGTGATATTCCATGTACAGCATCGCTGGAAAAAATTTACTCTCGTGATGCGAATGCTTGGCACGTATCAACAGAAGGTGGGGTGCTAGAAGATACGTGGAACGCACCAAACGATCTATGTTGGGTATGGACAAAAGATCCAGAGCAAGCACCAGATCAAGCTGAAACGGTAACACTTAAGATTGAACAAGGTGAAGTGGTTGCGGTTGATGGTGAAGCGATGACGCCATACAACGTGCTAACGTACCTCAATGAAAAAGGTATCGAGCATGGTGTTGGTCGTATCGATATCGTAGAAAACCGCTTAGTCGGTATGAAGTCTCGTGGTTGTTATGAAACACCTGGAGGCACGATTATGATGGAAGCGCTACGTGCGGTTGAGCAGCTAGTTCTCGATAAAGAATCGTTCGATTTCCGTCAAACATTGGGTCTTAAAGCGTCGCACCTTATTTATGATGGTCGTTGGTTTACGCCATTATGCCAGTCATTAATTGCAGCAGCTGATGAGCTAGCAAAAGATGTGAGTGGTGAAGTGGTCGTTAAGCTGTACAAAGGCCAAGCAACTGTAATTCAGAAACGCTCAACTAACAGCTTATATTCTGAAGAGTTTGCGACCTTTGGTGAAGATGATGTTTATGATCACAGCCATGCTGGCGGCTTCATTCGTCTTTACTCACTAGCAAGTCGTATTCGTGCTTTAAATAGCCAAAAGAAATAA